The DNA window CGGGCCATCAGCCTGCTGTGGCTGTCTATTGGCATCTCGGTGCTGCTGTTGCTGACCCAGCTGTGGCTGAAGATGCTGCTGATCGGTATTGCCCTGGCGGTTACCGTCTATCTGCTGCGTCTGCCTGTCTGCGCAGCCGGCGAAGAGGTATGAGCGCTTCTGTGCGGTTGATTGTCAACGCCGACGATTTTGGCTGGGCGCCAGGGCGTGACCGGGGCATTCGCCGTTCGGTGCTGCGCGGTCTGGTTACCAGTGTTTCTTTGATGGCCAATGGCGCTACCTTCGTTTCTGCCGCCCGTTTCGTGCGGCACCGGCAATTGCCCTGCGGTGTGCATTTCAACTTGTCTGAAGGCCGCGCTCTCTGTGGCCCTGTCGGCGGACTGACAGACGCCCAGGGCCACTTCCTTGGTAAACAGGCTGCGCGCCGGCGTTTTGCGCAGGGGGCCTTCGACAGCAGAGCCGTCGAGCGGGAACTGCAGGCACAGTTGCAGCGTTTGCTGCAGGCCGGCCTGCGGCCGGATCATTGCGATACCCACCAGCATTGGCACCTGTTCCCGGCTCTGATGCCGCTGTTGTTGGGGCTGTGCCGCCGTCAGGGCATTGCCGCCGTGCGGCTGGCGGCGCCGGCTGAACCGCTGGCGCAACAGCGTGCGTCCGTGTTGGGGACAAAACTGGCTGCCGAGCTGGCTCTGTACCGCCAGCTGGCGCCGGCCTTACGTCAGGCGATCAATCAGGAAGGGCTGTTTGCGCCGGATGGTCTGTGGGGCATGACCTTGCTCGATCGTCTTAATGAGGCACGGCTGGTGCGTCTGCTGCATCAGCTACCGGGAGGATGCTGGGAATTGATGGTTCATCCCGGCGATATTGATCCGGGTCAACCGTTTGGCGGGCCATCCCGCCGGCGGGAACAACGGGCCCTGCGGGCCAGC is part of the Desulfuromonas thiophila genome and encodes:
- a CDS encoding carbohydrate deacetylase, with the translated sequence MSASVRLIVNADDFGWAPGRDRGIRRSVLRGLVTSVSLMANGATFVSAARFVRHRQLPCGVHFNLSEGRALCGPVGGLTDAQGHFLGKQAARRRFAQGAFDSRAVERELQAQLQRLLQAGLRPDHCDTHQHWHLFPALMPLLLGLCRRQGIAAVRLAAPAEPLAQQRASVLGTKLAAELALYRQLAPALRQAINQEGLFAPDGLWGMTLLDRLNEARLVRLLHQLPGGCWELMVHPGDIDPGQPFGGPSRRREQRALRASRLRETVVRCGIQLTSFGASCAHSAL